The genome window GTCGGTCGGGGTCGAGGCACGGACGTCGGCGACGAAGTCGAGCAGCGGGGTGTCCTCATCGTGTCCGATCGCGCTCACGACCGGTGTGCGGGCGGCGGCGACGGCCCGCACGAGGGCTTCGTTGCTGAACGGCAACAGGTCCTCGAAGCCACCCCCGCCGCGGGTGATGACGATGACGTCGACGTGGGCGACCGCGTCGAGTTCGGCGAGCGCGGCGGTGACCTGCGGGACCGTGTCGGGACCCTGGACCGCGACCTGCCGGATCTCGAACCGGGTTGCGGGCCAACGGCGTCTGGCGTTCTCGACGACATCCTTCTCGGCAGCGCTGGCGCGCCCGCAGATCAGCCCGATCGTGCGCGGCAAGAACGGCAGTGGCTTCTTGCGGGACGGTTCGAAGAGGCCCTCGCTGCGCAGCAGCTGCTTGAGGTGCTCCAACCGGGCGAGCAGCTCCCCGACCCCGACCGGCCGCATCTGCCGGGCCTCCAGGTGCAACGTGCCGCGCTTGGTCCAGAACCGCGGCTTGGCGTGCACCACGACCCGCGCGCCCTGCTGCAGCCCCGGTCCCATCGCGTCGAGCGTGTTGACGTGCACCGTGACCGACAGGGACATGTCGACCTCGGGGTCGCGCAGCGTGACGTAGGCCGTCGGCGCCCCGGGTCGCCGGTTGAGCTGCACGATCTGCCCCTCGACCCACAGCGGCGACATCTTGTCGACGTAGTCGCTGATCTTCACCGAGAGGGTGCGCACCGGCCACGGTTTCTCCGCGGTGGTGTCGGCGGCCCTTTCGGGCAGTGGGTTGGTCATCTGGTCACTGTAGATGGTGAGTGCGTCGCGCCTGGTCGAACTAGCCTGAGGTGTATGACGATCCGCATCCCCGGTCTTGCACTGACCGACCACACGCTGCCGGTGCCGCTGGACCACACCGACCCGGGCGGCGCGACGATCGAGGTGTTCGCCCGTGAGGCGGTGGCGGTCGACAAGGTCGGTGAGGATCTGCCCTGGCTGGTCTACCTGGAGGGTGGGCCCGGCGGGGAGAGCCCGCGGCCGATGAAGGCCGAGGGCTGGCTCGGGCACGTCACCAGGACGCATCGGGTGCTGTTGCTGGACCAGCGCGGGTGCGGTCGGTCGACTCCCGTGACCACGCGTTCGACCGCGGGGATGACCGGTGCGGAGATCGCGGAACACCTGCGGCACTTCCGGGCCGACAGCATCGTGGCAGACGCCGAGATCTTCCGGACGCAGGTCGCGGGCGGCACGCCATGGACGACGCTCGGCCAGAGTTACGGCGGTTTCATCACGCTGACCTACTTGTCGCAGGCACCCGAAGGGCTCGCCGGCTGCATGGTCACCGGCGGGCTGGCCGGTCTCGAGGCGACCGCCGAGGACGTCTATGCGCGCACCTTCCCGCGGATCGCGCGCAAGAACGCCGCCTATTACGAGCGGTACCCGGAGGACGTGGCCGCGGTGCGGCGCATTGCGGACCACCTCACGGCGCACGAGGTGGTGCTGCCGGACGGTTCGCGGCTGACGCCGGAGCGGTTCCGGCTGATCGGGAGCACCTTCGGGATGAGCTACGGCTTCGAGCACGTGCACTGGCTGCTGGAGACCGCCTGGGACGGGGACCAGCTCGCCGATCGCTTCCGGGAGTCGGTGATGGTCGAGACGTCATACGTCAACGGGCCGATCTACGCCGTGCAGGAGTATTGCTACGGCGCCCCGGGGAAGCCAACCGGCTGGGCGGCGGACCGGGAGATCGAGCGGCGGCCGGAGTTCGCGGTGGATGCCGGGCGGCTGTTGTTCACCGGGGAGACGATGTTCCGCTGGATGTTCGACCAGATCCCGCTGCTGCGGCCCTTCGCGGAGGCGGCCGACATCCTGGCCGCGGTCGACGACTGGCCCGCCCTCTACGACCTCGACCGGTTGGCGGACAACACCGTCCCGGTCGTGGCTGCGGTCTACTTCGACGACATGTATGTCGACGCCGACCTCTCGCTGGACACCGCCCGACGGGTCGGCAACGTGCGGCCGTGGGTGACCAACGAGTACGAGCACGACGGCCTGCGCACCGGTGCCGTCATCGAACGGCTGACCGACATGCTGGCGGGCAAGGTCTGACCCGCAACCGCCCTGTCGGGCCGATCTCCGGAAGGCACTTAGCATGGGGGTATGACTTCGCCCGTGCCGACCGACATCGACCAAGCCGTCGCCGACCAGCACAAGCGCGTGTTGCTGGCGGCTCCGCGCGGTTACTGCGCCGGTGTCGACCGTGCCGTGGTGACGGTGCAGAAGGCCCTCGACCTCTACGGGCCGCCCGTCTACGTGCGCAAGCAGATCGTCCACAACAAGCACGTCGTGGCGACCTTGGAGAAGCGTGGTGCGATCTTCGTCGACGAGACCGACGAGGTGCCCGAGGGCGCGACCGTGATCTTCTCGGCGCACGGCATCGCCCCGGTGGTGCGGGACCAGGCCAGGGCGCTGTCGCTGCGGACCATCGACGCCACCTGTCCGCTGGTGACCAAGGTGCACCGGGAGGCGCGCCGGTTCGCCTCGGACGACTACGACATCCTGCTCATCGGGCACGCCGGCCACGAGGAGGTCGTGGGCACCTCGGGTGAGGCACCGGACAACATCGTGCTGGTCGAGTCGCCCGAGCACGCCGACACCGTCGAGGTGCGCAACCCCGAGAAGTTGGTCTGGTTGTCGCAGACGACGCTGTCGGTCGACGAGACGATGGAGACGGTCCGCCGGCTGAAGCAGCGCTTCCCGAAGTTGCAGGACCCGCCGTCCGACGACATCTGCTACGCCACCCAGAACCGCCAGCTCGCGGTCAAGCAGATGGCGCCGCGCACCGATCTGATGATCGTGGTCGGCAGCCGCAACTCGTCCAACTCGGTGCGGTTGGTCGAGGTCGCCGTGGAGCACGGCGCCCGCGACGGGCACCTGGTTGATTACGCCGACGAGATCGACGAGGCGTGGCTGGCCGGCGTGACCACCGTGGGTGTGACCTCGGGGGCCTCGGTGCCGGAGATCCTGGTGCGTGACGTGCTCGACTTCCTCGCCGAGCGCGGGTATGCCGACGTCGAGGCGATCACGGCGGCGGAGGAGAGCCTCCTCTTCGCGCTGCCCAAGGAGTTGCGGCGCGACCTCAAGGCCGCCGGTATCAGCGACCAGATGAAGCACGACGCCGGATCCCTCAGCGACGCCGAATCGCTGCGCTGATCCGCTCAGCCGGCGTCGGGCACGTCGGCGTCGCCCGGTCGCGTGGCCGGGTCCCGGAAGTCAAGCGTCGGGCGAGCCACGTCCTCGTCCAGCGCGTCGATCAGCTCGTGTGCGGTGAGTGGGCGGGCTGGTGTCTCGACCGCGCGCAGCCGCTCCGGCGGGGCGTCCTGCGCCAGACCCAGGGCGTGCATCTGCCGCGCCGTCACCAGGACACGCGACTCGAGAGTGCCGATCATCGCGTTGTAGGCCTCCACCGACCGGGTCAGCGACTGCCCGACCTTGGCGGTGTGCCGCCCCATGGTGCCGAGCCGGTCGTAGAGCGTCTGGCCGAGGGCGAGCAGCTCGCGCGCGCCGCGCGCGAGGCTGTCCTGTTGCCAGGCGGCGGCGCTGGTGCGCAGTAGTGCCAGCAGGGTGCTCGGTGAGGCGGGCACGACCTTGCGGCTCATCGCCCGGTCGAGCAGCGATGGGTCCTGCCGCAGCGCGGCGGCAAGCATGGCGTCGGCAGGGACGAAGCAGACCACGAGCTGCGGGGACTGCTCGAACGCGCTCCAGTAGGCCTTGGCGGCCAGGGCGTCCACGTGCCGGACCAGTGCCTTCGCATGCTGATCGAGCAGCCGGTCACGATCGACGGGGGTGAGGTGGTCGGCCTGCGCGTCGAGGAAGGCGCGCGTCGGTGCCTTGCTGTCGATCACCAGCACCCGGCCGGCGGGCAGCCGGACGACCACGTCGGGGCGGATGGTCGCGTCGTGCCGGCTGACGGCAGTGACCTGCTCCTCGAAGTCGCAGTGCGCGAGCATCCCGGAGTGCTCCAGGACGCGCCGGAGCTGCACCTCGCCCCAGGTGCCGCCGGTCGACGTGGCACGCAGCGCCCCTGACAGCTGCGTCGTCTCCTGGTGCAGCGCCCCGGCGACCCGGCCCACCTCGGCGAGTCGCGCCCCCAGCTCACCGAACTGCTCGACCCGGTCGCGCTCCAGCGTCGCGACCTGCTTCTCGACACGCCCGAGGGTCGCACTCAGCGGCGCGAGGACCGCCGCGGTCTGCTGGTCGTCGGCCACGGCGGACTCCAGGTCGATGACGCGCTCGCGCAACAGGTCACGCTCGGTGCCCAGGGCAGCGCGGCGGGCGGCATACGTCTGACGCAGCAGCGCCCAGGTGACACCGGCGGCGAGCAGTGCGCCGGCGACGAGGCCGATCACGAATCCGGTCATGGGTGCAGCCAAGCAGGAGGTGCCGACAACCATCGGCAACCGGCCCGATCAGGCGAGCGTCTGCCGCAGCCAGTCGTCGATGGATGACGCGGCGCGCTCCCACCGGGCGTCGAGCATGACGTCGTGCGGCAGGCCGTCCCAGAGCACCGGGGTGACGGCGTACCGGCCGGCGGTGAGCGCCACGTCGTGCGGCGTGGCGGTCCGATCCTGCGAGCCGCCGGCCACCAGCAACGGCGTGCCGACCCGCCGGGTGCGCACCGGTCGGGTCACCGTGTCGATGACCGCCCGAAAGCTCTCGTCGGTCAGCCGTGCGGCCCAGGTCTCGACGTCGCAGGCGGGCGCG of Flexivirga oryzae contains these proteins:
- a CDS encoding DNA recombination protein RmuC, whose amino-acid sequence is MTGFVIGLVAGALLAAGVTWALLRQTYAARRAALGTERDLLRERVIDLESAVADDQQTAAVLAPLSATLGRVEKQVATLERDRVEQFGELGARLAEVGRVAGALHQETTQLSGALRATSTGGTWGEVQLRRVLEHSGMLAHCDFEEQVTAVSRHDATIRPDVVVRLPAGRVLVIDSKAPTRAFLDAQADHLTPVDRDRLLDQHAKALVRHVDALAAKAYWSAFEQSPQLVVCFVPADAMLAAALRQDPSLLDRAMSRKVVPASPSTLLALLRTSAAAWQQDSLARGARELLALGQTLYDRLGTMGRHTAKVGQSLTRSVEAYNAMIGTLESRVLVTARQMHALGLAQDAPPERLRAVETPARPLTAHELIDALDEDVARPTLDFRDPATRPGDADVPDAG
- a CDS encoding 4-hydroxy-3-methylbut-2-enyl diphosphate reductase; the protein is MTSPVPTDIDQAVADQHKRVLLAAPRGYCAGVDRAVVTVQKALDLYGPPVYVRKQIVHNKHVVATLEKRGAIFVDETDEVPEGATVIFSAHGIAPVVRDQARALSLRTIDATCPLVTKVHREARRFASDDYDILLIGHAGHEEVVGTSGEAPDNIVLVESPEHADTVEVRNPEKLVWLSQTTLSVDETMETVRRLKQRFPKLQDPPSDDICYATQNRQLAVKQMAPRTDLMIVVGSRNSSNSVRLVEVAVEHGARDGHLVDYADEIDEAWLAGVTTVGVTSGASVPEILVRDVLDFLAERGYADVEAITAAEESLLFALPKELRRDLKAAGISDQMKHDAGSLSDAESLR
- a CDS encoding alpha/beta fold hydrolase; its protein translation is MTIRIPGLALTDHTLPVPLDHTDPGGATIEVFAREAVAVDKVGEDLPWLVYLEGGPGGESPRPMKAEGWLGHVTRTHRVLLLDQRGCGRSTPVTTRSTAGMTGAEIAEHLRHFRADSIVADAEIFRTQVAGGTPWTTLGQSYGGFITLTYLSQAPEGLAGCMVTGGLAGLEATAEDVYARTFPRIARKNAAYYERYPEDVAAVRRIADHLTAHEVVLPDGSRLTPERFRLIGSTFGMSYGFEHVHWLLETAWDGDQLADRFRESVMVETSYVNGPIYAVQEYCYGAPGKPTGWAADREIERRPEFAVDAGRLLFTGETMFRWMFDQIPLLRPFAEAADILAAVDDWPALYDLDRLADNTVPVVAAVYFDDMYVDADLSLDTARRVGNVRPWVTNEYEHDGLRTGAVIERLTDMLAGKV
- the xseA gene encoding exodeoxyribonuclease VII large subunit; the protein is MTNPLPERAADTTAEKPWPVRTLSVKISDYVDKMSPLWVEGQIVQLNRRPGAPTAYVTLRDPEVDMSLSVTVHVNTLDAMGPGLQQGARVVVHAKPRFWTKRGTLHLEARQMRPVGVGELLARLEHLKQLLRSEGLFEPSRKKPLPFLPRTIGLICGRASAAEKDVVENARRRWPATRFEIRQVAVQGPDTVPQVTAALAELDAVAHVDVIVITRGGGGFEDLLPFSNEALVRAVAAARTPVVSAIGHDEDTPLLDFVADVRASTPTDAAKRIVPDLADELDGLAESRARGAGALHRRLIVERRHLEQLRSRPVLVAPETMVATRRATVEALRDRSRSRVGHRLERAHDQIAHLRGQLRALSPLQTLERGYAVVRHTDGQVVTDVATVEPDELLRVTVASGDFAVTPVS